One segment of Streptomyces sp. NA02950 DNA contains the following:
- a CDS encoding IucA/IucC family siderophore biosynthesis protein encodes MSPRDAVSHLTPDLWERAGRLLIRKALAEFSHERLLTPVLEDDGRYAVASDNGASTYRFAARVLSLDHWLVDADSITRHGRDGAELPLDALDFFIELRSTLGLSEEILPVYLEEISSTLSGSAYKLAAEPVDAAQLAKSGFQEIETGMTEGHPCFVANNGRLGFGVHEYLSYAPETASPVRLIWLAAHRDRSTFTACADLDYDGLIRSELGEETLTRFEDTMTGLGLDLADYHLLPVHPWQWWNKLSVSFAAEVARQHLVCLGPGEDDYYAQQSIRTFFNTSDPSKHYVKTALSVLNMGFMRGLSAAYMEATPAINDWLAGVIEADDVFRAARFSIIRERAAIGYHHRQYEAATNRYSPYRKMLAALWRESPVPSLEPGQRLATMASLLHTDTDGNSFVSALIEESGRTPAEWLRRYLDAYLTPVLHSFYAYDLVFMPHGENAILVVEDGTVRRVIFKDIAEEIAVMDPSAVLPPAVERIRADVPEDMKLLSIFTDVFDCFLRFLNGILVNDGLLTEDAFWRTVADCVTAYQESAPQLADKFAQYDMFAEDFALSCLNRLQLRNNREMVDLQDPAGALQLIGTLRNPIARFRPEG; translated from the coding sequence ATGAGCCCCCGCGACGCCGTCTCCCACCTCACCCCCGACCTGTGGGAACGGGCGGGACGCCTGCTCATCCGCAAGGCGCTCGCCGAGTTCAGCCATGAGCGGCTGCTGACGCCCGTGCTCGAGGACGACGGGCGCTACGCCGTAGCGAGCGACAACGGCGCCTCGACCTACCGTTTCGCCGCCCGCGTGCTGTCCCTGGACCACTGGCTGGTCGACGCCGACAGCATCACCCGCCACGGCCGCGACGGCGCCGAACTCCCCCTCGACGCACTCGACTTCTTCATCGAGCTGCGCTCCACGCTGGGTCTGAGCGAGGAGATCCTGCCGGTCTACCTGGAGGAGATCAGCTCCACCCTGTCCGGCTCCGCCTACAAACTGGCCGCCGAGCCGGTGGACGCCGCCCAGCTCGCCAAGTCCGGCTTCCAGGAGATCGAGACAGGGATGACCGAGGGTCACCCCTGCTTCGTCGCCAACAACGGCCGACTCGGCTTCGGCGTCCACGAATACCTCTCGTACGCCCCGGAGACCGCGAGCCCGGTCCGGCTGATCTGGCTCGCCGCCCACCGCGACCGCTCCACCTTCACCGCCTGCGCCGACCTCGACTACGACGGGCTGATCCGCTCCGAGCTGGGCGAGGAGACCCTCACCCGCTTCGAAGACACCATGACCGGCCTCGGCCTGGACCTGGCCGACTACCACCTGCTGCCGGTGCACCCCTGGCAGTGGTGGAACAAACTGTCGGTCTCCTTCGCCGCCGAGGTCGCCCGGCAGCACCTGGTCTGCCTCGGCCCCGGTGAGGACGACTACTACGCCCAGCAGTCGATCCGCACCTTCTTCAACACCAGCGACCCGTCCAAGCACTATGTGAAGACCGCCCTGTCGGTCCTCAACATGGGCTTCATGCGGGGCCTGTCCGCCGCCTACATGGAGGCCACCCCGGCCATCAACGACTGGCTGGCGGGCGTCATCGAGGCCGACGACGTCTTCCGGGCGGCGCGCTTCTCGATCATCCGGGAGCGGGCGGCCATCGGCTACCACCACCGGCAGTACGAGGCCGCCACCAACCGCTACTCCCCCTACCGCAAGATGCTCGCCGCCCTGTGGCGCGAGAGCCCCGTCCCGTCGCTCGAACCCGGCCAGCGACTGGCCACCATGGCCTCCCTGCTGCACACCGACACCGACGGCAACTCCTTCGTCAGCGCCCTGATCGAGGAGTCCGGCCGCACCCCGGCCGAGTGGCTGCGCCGCTACCTGGACGCGTACCTCACCCCGGTGCTGCACAGCTTCTACGCCTACGACCTCGTCTTCATGCCGCACGGCGAGAACGCCATCCTCGTCGTCGAGGACGGCACGGTACGGCGCGTCATCTTCAAGGACATCGCCGAGGAGATCGCGGTCATGGACCCGTCCGCGGTGCTGCCACCGGCCGTCGAGCGCATCCGCGCGGACGTCCCCGAGGACATGAAGCTGCTGTCGATCTTCACCGATGTCTTCGACTGCTTCCTGCGCTTCCTCAACGGGATCCTGGTCAACGACGGTCTGCTGACGGAGGACGCCTTCTGGCGCACGGTCGCCGACTGCGTCACCGCCTACCAGGAGTCCGCCCCGCAACTGGCGGACAAATTCGCCCAGTACGACATGTTCGCCGAGGACTTCGCGCTGTCCTGCCTCAACCGTCTCCAGCTGCGCAACAACCGGGAGATGGTGGACCTCCAGGACCCGGCCGGAGCCCTCCAGCTGATCGGCACCCTGCGCAACCCGATCGCGCGCTTCCGCCCGGAGGGCTGA
- a CDS encoding serine hydrolase produces MSTLRALLQSHVDDGPLPGAVALVARGDGVEVAAVGSTDLEGSTPMARDSIFRIASMTKPIVAAAVMTLVDEGRIALDDPVAPWLPELAFPTVVRTPSSPVDDVVPATRPITVADLLTSRAGLGFPADFSLPALAPLFSELRQGPPQPQHVAPPDAWMAALSRIPLLHQPGDAWLYNISSDIQGVLISRVADRPLPEFLAERLFEPLGMTDTGFAVPPPELDRFTSYYGPGQSGTPELLDAPDGQWSTLPAFPSGAGGLVSTADDWLAFARMLLADGTTPDGHRLLSPASVARMTTDHLTPAQRAAGALFLEGQGWGYGGSVDITPTDPWNVPGRYGWIGGTGTAGHLTPSSGAVTILLTQLQMSGPTPPPLMRAFWHHTAAP; encoded by the coding sequence ATGTCCACCCTTCGCGCCCTCCTCCAGTCCCACGTCGACGACGGACCGCTGCCGGGGGCGGTGGCCCTGGTGGCCCGCGGCGACGGGGTCGAGGTGGCGGCCGTCGGTTCCACGGACCTGGAGGGCAGCACCCCGATGGCCCGGGACTCGATCTTCCGGATCGCCTCGATGACCAAACCGATCGTGGCGGCCGCGGTGATGACTCTGGTCGACGAGGGCCGGATCGCACTGGACGACCCGGTCGCGCCATGGCTCCCGGAACTGGCCTTCCCGACGGTGGTCCGCACCCCCTCCAGCCCGGTCGACGACGTGGTCCCCGCCACCCGGCCGATCACCGTGGCCGACCTGCTCACCTCCCGCGCGGGCCTCGGCTTCCCCGCCGACTTCTCCCTCCCCGCCCTCGCCCCGCTCTTCAGCGAACTGCGGCAGGGCCCGCCCCAGCCCCAGCACGTCGCGCCCCCGGACGCCTGGATGGCGGCCCTCTCCCGTATCCCCCTGCTGCACCAGCCCGGCGACGCCTGGCTGTACAACATCTCCTCCGACATCCAGGGCGTCCTGATCTCCCGCGTCGCGGACCGCCCCCTCCCCGAGTTCCTGGCGGAACGCCTCTTCGAGCCCCTCGGCATGACCGACACCGGCTTCGCGGTCCCGCCCCCCGAGCTGGACCGTTTCACCAGCTACTACGGCCCCGGCCAGTCCGGCACCCCGGAACTCCTGGACGCCCCCGACGGCCAGTGGAGCACCCTCCCCGCCTTCCCGTCCGGCGCCGGGGGCCTCGTCTCCACCGCCGACGACTGGCTGGCCTTCGCCCGTATGCTCCTCGCCGACGGCACCACCCCCGACGGCCACCGCCTGCTCTCCCCCGCCTCGGTCGCCCGGATGACCACCGACCACCTCACCCCGGCCCAGCGCGCGGCCGGCGCCCTCTTCCTGGAGGGCCAGGGCTGGGGCTACGGCGGCTCGGTCGACATCACCCCCACCGACCCCTGGAACGTCCCCGGCCGCTACGGCTGGATCGGCGGCACCGGCACGGCGGGCCACCTCACCCCCTCCAGCGGCGCGGTCACGATCCTCCTCACCCAGCTCCAGATGTCCGGCCCCACCCCACCCCCACTGATGCGCGCCTTCTGGCACCACACCGCCGCCCCCTGA
- a CDS encoding SigE family RNA polymerase sigma factor, producing the protein MGETGGADGHEGEETTVGAATPGFEEFVAARGPRLLRVAWLLTGDAHLAEDLLQTVLAKVWPKWRGIAADNPEAYVRKALVNTHASWWRRRWRGEVPHDELPDVTAVPDPFEGVDLEQSLAAAVRRLPVRQRAVVVLRYFEDLTVEDTAEVLGCSAGTVKSQASKALRTLQRSLPRTEPVEGGGW; encoded by the coding sequence ATGGGGGAGACGGGCGGTGCGGACGGGCACGAGGGCGAGGAGACCACGGTGGGCGCTGCGACACCGGGCTTCGAGGAGTTCGTCGCGGCGCGCGGACCGCGGCTGCTGCGCGTCGCGTGGCTGCTGACCGGGGACGCCCATCTGGCCGAGGATCTGCTCCAGACCGTGCTGGCGAAGGTCTGGCCGAAGTGGCGGGGGATCGCGGCCGACAACCCGGAGGCGTACGTCCGCAAGGCCCTGGTCAACACGCATGCGTCCTGGTGGCGGCGGCGCTGGCGCGGGGAGGTGCCGCATGACGAGCTGCCGGACGTGACGGCCGTGCCGGACCCCTTCGAGGGCGTCGATCTGGAGCAGTCGCTGGCCGCGGCGGTACGGCGGCTGCCGGTGCGGCAGCGGGCGGTGGTGGTGCTGCGCTACTTCGAGGACCTGACCGTCGAGGACACCGCCGAGGTGCTGGGGTGCAGCGCCGGGACGGTCAAGAGCCAGGCGTCGAAGGCGTTACGCACCTTGCAGAGGTCGTTGCCGCGGACCGAACCGGTGGAAGGCGGAGGGTGGTGA
- a CDS encoding methyltransferase domain-containing protein yields the protein MAGNEPGGFVPLDELTGPRPTLAVETAVPAAVPIEITVKERYDTLAQAGTSNLCCAPQAIYTPDQLDGIPQWVLDLSSGCGAPLGAIDLRPGQAVADFGCGAGLDLILAARRVGPGGRVIGIDGSLSMVRTARRAAKETGHTNIDVRVGDIRRPPLRPSSVDVLLSNCVLGMFPDKAQVLEAISEALRPGGYAVISDVVYLDEVPEGAVTTGEADADDYARCVVGMTTDQYREMVVSAGFDHVDIRDDGSVAYRDGARVTSATIVAYRGQPPETPCC from the coding sequence ATGGCAGGAAATGAGCCAGGCGGGTTCGTTCCCCTGGATGAGCTGACCGGTCCGCGGCCCACGCTGGCGGTCGAGACCGCCGTACCCGCGGCGGTTCCGATTGAGATCACCGTCAAGGAGCGATACGACACGCTTGCGCAGGCGGGAACGAGCAACCTGTGCTGCGCTCCGCAAGCCATCTACACCCCCGACCAGCTGGACGGGATCCCGCAGTGGGTTCTCGACCTGTCCAGCGGCTGCGGCGCACCGCTCGGCGCAATCGACCTGCGCCCGGGACAAGCAGTGGCAGACTTCGGCTGCGGCGCGGGCCTGGATCTCATTCTCGCGGCCCGGCGGGTAGGCCCGGGCGGGCGCGTTATCGGTATCGACGGCTCGCTGAGTATGGTGCGCACCGCCCGCCGCGCCGCCAAAGAGACAGGTCACACCAACATCGACGTGAGGGTGGGGGACATCCGGCGCCCGCCGCTGCGCCCGTCCAGCGTCGACGTTCTGCTGAGCAACTGCGTTCTGGGCATGTTCCCGGACAAAGCACAGGTGCTGGAAGCGATCTCCGAGGCGCTGCGTCCCGGTGGCTACGCCGTGATCTCCGACGTCGTCTACCTGGATGAGGTACCCGAGGGAGCGGTCACCACCGGCGAGGCTGACGCGGACGACTACGCACGCTGTGTGGTGGGAATGACCACGGATCAGTACCGGGAGATGGTCGTTTCGGCAGGTTTCGATCATGTCGACATTCGAGATGACGGCTCGGTCGCCTACCGCGACGGCGCACGGGTGACCAGCGCAACCATCGTCGCCTACCGTGGCCAGCCGCCCGAGACACCATGCTGCTGA
- a CDS encoding OPT/YSL family transporter — translation MIGCAIGTVLCVLNVLVLFKTGSSFGGSALVALLGAALLRVTRRLDWQHLFVVFSLASSGYVATAALDTGIGTVMLRTGSVPSWILLTALAVGANLCGVLLGILVARSFVFAERLPYPTLQPAVTLMNTLTQSGDEQTRSVRRVLPVTAAAGGAVALVAEMLGRSSTPALPGLPSYLVLSLSPLLVGLGMLIGPRACGWMVLGSLYTVVLWVVQQGGATTEPSYDHHLAYPWVLACGVGIILGYSLMSLVKVRGPLAHALSAASRPLFTSAARRRWTLGSLGAAAAALIVIAVVRGPSALEPVALVALGAVLVLLFSLFLNRAGGEVGIAPLAPTLYLSVTLLAALGLGSTTATLGAATICSAAVGSVYYTYSVKVADSSPAETPVPARRILWTQMTGGLIGALLGISVIVLLARLHVIGDEGFPAPVAQSLGFIDSTVRDTNGYSGTVGMALAVGGPIGIALTFVGKAMPTMLGLGILLPPAYALTIGLGGLLRSGVLRNHPGRKTGMETAASGLIIGEGVVMVIVLITRAFLN, via the coding sequence GTGATCGGCTGCGCCATCGGCACCGTGCTGTGCGTATTGAACGTGTTGGTGCTGTTCAAGACCGGCTCATCCTTTGGCGGCTCGGCGCTGGTGGCACTGCTGGGCGCCGCCTTGTTGCGAGTGACCCGACGGCTGGACTGGCAGCACCTGTTCGTCGTCTTCTCCCTCGCGTCCAGCGGGTACGTGGCTACGGCCGCTCTGGATACCGGAATCGGTACGGTGATGCTCCGTACGGGCAGCGTGCCGAGTTGGATCCTGCTGACGGCGTTGGCCGTCGGCGCGAACCTGTGCGGTGTGTTGCTGGGGATTCTGGTCGCTCGGAGTTTTGTATTCGCGGAGAGACTGCCGTACCCGACACTGCAGCCTGCCGTGACCCTCATGAATACGCTGACGCAGAGTGGCGACGAGCAGACGAGGAGCGTGCGTCGAGTTCTGCCGGTCACTGCTGCTGCTGGCGGAGCCGTGGCCCTGGTTGCTGAGATGTTGGGGCGCAGCAGCACCCCAGCCCTGCCCGGACTGCCGTCCTACCTGGTGCTGTCCCTGTCCCCGCTGCTGGTGGGGCTGGGAATGCTGATCGGTCCGCGGGCCTGCGGCTGGATGGTGCTCGGCTCGCTGTACACCGTCGTGCTGTGGGTGGTTCAACAGGGTGGAGCCACAACGGAGCCCTCCTACGACCACCACCTGGCCTATCCATGGGTGCTGGCCTGCGGGGTCGGGATCATCCTGGGCTATTCACTGATGTCGTTGGTGAAGGTGCGCGGACCACTCGCCCATGCGCTGTCGGCAGCGAGCCGCCCTCTGTTCACCTCAGCCGCAAGGCGTCGATGGACGCTGGGCTCGCTCGGCGCGGCTGCAGCAGCTCTCATCGTGATAGCCGTGGTCCGAGGACCGTCCGCACTCGAACCGGTCGCCCTGGTTGCACTGGGAGCGGTACTGGTCCTGCTGTTCAGCCTCTTCCTCAACCGTGCCGGCGGCGAGGTCGGCATAGCGCCGCTGGCACCCACGCTCTACCTGAGCGTTACCCTGCTGGCAGCGCTTGGTCTGGGATCGACCACCGCAACCCTGGGCGCCGCGACCATCTGCAGCGCGGCCGTCGGCTCGGTCTACTACACCTATTCGGTGAAAGTGGCCGACAGCTCACCTGCTGAAACGCCCGTTCCTGCGCGACGCATTCTGTGGACCCAGATGACCGGCGGCCTGATCGGGGCCCTCCTTGGCATCAGCGTCATCGTCTTGCTCGCCAGGCTCCACGTGATCGGTGATGAGGGATTCCCGGCACCAGTCGCCCAGTCGCTGGGGTTCATCGACTCGACCGTGCGCGATACGAACGGCTACTCGGGCACTGTCGGGATGGCACTCGCCGTCGGAGGCCCTATCGGTATCGCGCTGACCTTCGTCGGCAAGGCCATGCCGACGATGCTGGGCCTGGGCATTCTTCTACCGCCCGCCTACGCGCTGACCATCGGGCTGGGCGGACTACTCCGCAGCGGTGTACTGCGTAACCATCCCGGCCGCAAGACCGGAATGGAGACTGCTGCCTCCGGCCTGATCATAGGCGAGGGCGTTGTCATGGTGATCGTCTTGATCACCCGCGCGTTTCTGAACTGA
- a CDS encoding radical SAM protein, with protein MQVSANTVEFRVELPPDLVGPEYLDKDGKVSLLANAVSGSMDLVSRSELSSLERLRVGRTSEEDRDILTAFRERGYVYEDAAAEQKAYRDLVDGYFRTIQEAPFQFMFIPSFVCNLACSYCFEGELTTKSPQMSEEMIEAAFDSIPMIQELHENSGPPYITLFGGEPLLDTAYQRWAVEEILKRAYDRGYPSTAITNGVDLDKYVPLLKQYGCEEVQVSLDGTPSVHDQRRVFRNGRPTFHRIERGIDAALDAGVRVLIRLLVDRDSVDDMPNFAEMAQEKGWIDNPLVTLFYGFTKQTTFLYVTPDHPEERRRTMVRGDVKPGLSEAFFEMLRANPLVDDMLKPDPARIRSAVMEGDRIHPNLQGCSAGTSVIAFDPNGKLYGCPETVGRPQHACGSYAPEFRYARAYREPWRHRHVDTVEMCRQCNVKLFCGGGGCPIKAWAASGGNFDTCYCPKVETIKSNVERELAYLLPMALRRRNTNTVTKEKGTWQEMSQAGSFPWMS; from the coding sequence ATGCAAGTCAGTGCGAACACCGTGGAGTTCCGGGTTGAGCTCCCACCTGATCTCGTAGGCCCCGAATACCTGGACAAGGATGGCAAGGTCTCCCTCCTCGCCAATGCCGTGTCCGGGAGCATGGATCTGGTCAGCCGGAGCGAACTGTCCTCGCTCGAACGCCTGCGAGTCGGCCGCACCAGCGAAGAGGACCGTGACATCCTGACCGCCTTCCGGGAACGCGGCTACGTCTATGAGGACGCCGCCGCCGAGCAGAAGGCCTACCGCGACTTGGTGGACGGCTATTTCCGCACGATCCAGGAAGCGCCGTTCCAGTTCATGTTCATCCCCTCCTTCGTGTGCAACCTCGCCTGCTCCTACTGCTTCGAAGGCGAACTGACCACGAAAAGCCCGCAGATGAGCGAAGAAATGATCGAGGCGGCCTTCGACTCGATCCCGATGATCCAAGAGCTCCACGAGAATTCCGGACCGCCCTACATCACCCTGTTCGGCGGCGAGCCGTTGCTGGACACCGCCTATCAGCGCTGGGCTGTCGAGGAAATCCTCAAGCGTGCCTACGACCGGGGCTACCCCTCCACGGCGATCACCAACGGGGTGGACCTGGACAAGTACGTGCCGCTGCTTAAGCAGTACGGCTGTGAAGAGGTCCAGGTCAGTCTCGACGGCACACCCTCGGTGCACGACCAGCGCCGAGTCTTCCGCAACGGCCGTCCGACCTTCCATCGCATCGAGCGCGGCATCGATGCCGCGTTGGACGCTGGCGTCCGGGTCCTGATCCGCTTGTTGGTCGACCGTGACAGCGTGGACGACATGCCAAATTTTGCCGAGATGGCCCAGGAAAAGGGCTGGATCGACAACCCGTTGGTCACGCTCTTCTACGGATTCACGAAGCAGACGACGTTCCTGTACGTCACTCCCGACCACCCCGAGGAAAGGCGCCGCACCATGGTGCGCGGCGATGTCAAACCGGGTCTGAGTGAAGCGTTCTTCGAGATGCTGCGCGCCAACCCCTTGGTCGACGACATGCTCAAGCCGGACCCGGCGCGCATTCGCTCGGCTGTCATGGAGGGTGACCGGATCCATCCCAACCTTCAGGGCTGCAGCGCGGGGACAAGCGTGATCGCCTTCGACCCCAACGGCAAGCTCTACGGCTGCCCGGAGACCGTCGGCCGTCCTCAGCACGCCTGCGGCAGCTACGCCCCTGAGTTCCGATACGCCCGCGCCTACCGCGAGCCCTGGCGGCATCGCCACGTCGACACCGTGGAGATGTGCCGCCAGTGCAACGTCAAGCTGTTCTGCGGTGGTGGAGGCTGCCCGATCAAGGCGTGGGCTGCCAGCGGGGGCAACTTCGACACCTGTTACTGCCCCAAGGTCGAGACCATCAAGTCCAACGTAGAGCGCGAATTGGCCTACCTACTGCCGATGGCCCTGCGCCGCAGGAACACCAACACCGTGACGAAGGAAAAGGGAACATGGCAGGAAATGAGCCAGGCGGGTTCGTTCCCCTGGATGAGCTGA
- a CDS encoding GNAT family N-acetyltransferase, translating to MSVARDVGPALITPLTEVHARDVLTIYQAGIDEGDATFETLAPTWEAFNASKLPEHRFVALANKRVVGWIAASRVSSRPVYAGVVEHSIYVAPNARGQGLGRAMINALIASTEAAGIWTIQSGIFPENTPSLALHAHAGFRVIGTRERVGCHHGRWRDVILIERRSPKVN from the coding sequence GTGTCCGTGGCCCGCGATGTCGGCCCTGCCCTAATCACGCCACTCACCGAGGTGCATGCCCGCGACGTCCTGACGATCTACCAGGCAGGCATCGACGAAGGTGATGCCACCTTTGAGACATTGGCCCCTACCTGGGAGGCCTTCAACGCCTCGAAGCTGCCGGAGCACCGCTTCGTCGCGCTCGCTAACAAACGCGTCGTGGGCTGGATTGCCGCCAGCCGGGTGTCTTCCCGCCCCGTCTACGCCGGGGTGGTGGAACACTCGATCTATGTCGCGCCGAATGCACGCGGGCAGGGCCTCGGTCGCGCAATGATCAATGCGCTGATCGCATCCACAGAAGCTGCTGGTATCTGGACCATCCAATCCGGCATCTTCCCAGAGAACACCCCCAGCCTCGCCCTACATGCGCATGCGGGCTTCCGGGTCATCGGCACTCGTGAACGCGTCGGCTGCCATCACGGCCGCTGGCGCGACGTCATCCTCATCGAGCGTCGCAGTCCCAAAGTCAACTGA
- a CDS encoding GNAT family N-acetyltransferase, which translates to MTLFTRTDDRLGAFALRPLDPAADAAPLHGWVTHPKASFWMMQDADLAEVEREYRRIHEHPHHDAFIGLHEGRPAFLAERYDPAQVELVGLYEPQEGDVGMHFLCAPTRTPLHGFTLAVITTVMEFCFADPAVRRVVVEPDVRNTAVHALNAAVGFEAVEKIAKPEKDALLSVCTRQRFEAARAAGAAESTCTSRPAEDPAGAAGPRTAQGVTR; encoded by the coding sequence ATGACCCTCTTCACCCGTACCGACGACCGGCTGGGCGCCTTCGCGCTGCGGCCGCTGGACCCCGCGGCCGACGCGGCGCCGCTGCACGGCTGGGTGACCCACCCCAAGGCGTCCTTCTGGATGATGCAGGACGCCGATCTCGCCGAGGTCGAGCGGGAGTACCGGCGGATCCACGAACACCCGCACCACGACGCGTTCATCGGGCTGCACGAGGGCCGTCCCGCCTTCCTCGCCGAGCGCTACGACCCGGCCCAGGTGGAGCTGGTGGGGCTGTACGAACCCCAGGAGGGCGATGTCGGCATGCACTTCCTGTGCGCGCCGACCCGGACCCCGCTGCACGGGTTCACCCTCGCCGTCATCACGACGGTGATGGAGTTCTGCTTCGCCGACCCGGCCGTGCGGCGCGTCGTGGTCGAGCCCGATGTCCGCAACACGGCGGTGCACGCGCTCAACGCGGCCGTCGGCTTCGAGGCCGTCGAGAAGATCGCCAAACCGGAGAAGGACGCCTTGCTGAGCGTGTGCACACGCCAGCGGTTCGAGGCCGCGCGTGCGGCGGGTGCCGCCGAAAGCACGTGCACCTCTCGCCCCGCCGAGGATCCCGCCGGGGCCGCCGGACCCCGTACCGCCCAAGGAGTGACCCGATGA
- a CDS encoding lysine N(6)-hydroxylase/L-ornithine N(5)-oxygenase family protein, with protein sequence MSTPDTHDFIAVGLGPYNLGLACLTEPIDELDGLFLESKPDFDWHPGMLLDGVTLQTPFLADLVTLADPTSPYSFLNYLKESGRMYSFYIREIFYPLRAEYVAYCRWAAARLTSVRFGHEVTRVEYDETDGRYTVHAVHTATGETTAHRARHLVLGTGTPPYIPDACRDLGGDLLHNAQYLEHKEALQAKESITVVGSGQSAAEIYQDLLADIDTHGYRLNWITRSPRFFPLEYTKITLEMTSPEYVDYFHALPEDTRYRLESEQKGLFKGIDADLINAIYDLLYQKSVSGPVPTRLLTNTALDNASYDGSTGTYTLGLHHTEQGREFSLSTQGLVLATGYRYQVPAFLEPVRDRIRWDGHGRFDVARNYSIDTTGRGIFLQNGATHAHSLTSPDLGMGPYRNSWIIRELLGREHYPVEKSIAFQEFGAPEGAVS encoded by the coding sequence GTGTCCACCCCTGACACCCATGACTTCATCGCGGTCGGACTGGGCCCCTACAACCTGGGCCTCGCCTGCCTCACCGAGCCGATCGACGAACTCGACGGCCTGTTCCTGGAGAGCAAGCCCGACTTCGACTGGCACCCGGGCATGCTGCTCGACGGCGTCACCCTCCAGACCCCCTTCCTGGCCGACCTGGTCACCCTCGCCGACCCCACCTCCCCGTACTCCTTCCTCAACTACCTGAAGGAGTCCGGGCGGATGTACTCCTTCTACATCCGCGAGATCTTCTATCCGCTGCGCGCCGAGTACGTCGCCTACTGCCGCTGGGCCGCCGCCAGACTCACCAGCGTCCGCTTCGGCCACGAGGTGACCCGCGTCGAGTACGACGAGACCGACGGCCGCTACACGGTGCACGCCGTCCACACCGCCACCGGCGAGACCACCGCGCACCGCGCCCGCCACCTCGTCCTGGGCACCGGCACCCCGCCGTACATCCCCGACGCCTGCCGGGACCTGGGCGGCGACCTGCTGCACAACGCGCAGTACCTGGAGCACAAGGAAGCCCTCCAGGCCAAGGAGTCCATCACCGTCGTGGGCAGCGGCCAGAGCGCGGCCGAGATCTACCAGGACCTGCTGGCCGACATCGACACCCACGGTTACCGGCTCAACTGGATCACCCGCTCCCCGCGGTTCTTCCCCCTGGAGTACACCAAGATCACGCTGGAGATGACCTCGCCGGAGTACGTGGACTACTTCCACGCACTGCCCGAGGACACCCGCTACCGGCTGGAGTCCGAGCAGAAGGGCCTGTTCAAGGGCATCGACGCGGACCTCATCAACGCCATCTACGACCTGCTGTACCAGAAGAGCGTGAGCGGCCCGGTGCCCACCCGGCTGCTGACCAACACCGCGCTCGACAACGCCTCGTACGACGGGTCCACCGGGACGTACACCCTCGGGCTGCACCACACCGAGCAGGGCCGGGAGTTCTCCCTCAGCACCCAGGGGCTGGTGCTCGCCACCGGCTACCGCTACCAGGTGCCCGCCTTCCTGGAGCCGGTGCGGGACCGCATCCGCTGGGACGGCCACGGCCGCTTCGACGTCGCCCGCAACTACAGCATCGACACCACCGGGCGCGGCATCTTCCTCCAGAACGGTGCCACCCACGCCCACAGCCTCACCTCCCCCGACCTGGGCATGGGCCCCTACCGCAACTCGTGGATCATCCGCGAGCTGCTGGGCCGCGAGCACTACCCGGTCGAGAAGTCCATCGCGTTCCAGGAGTTCGGCGCACCGGAAGGAGCCGTGTCATGA
- a CDS encoding SMI1/KNR4 family protein: MSGRVSGTWTGVRERVLALRAAPGASKVFGASWGKSGHGFELRPPLADADLLAAERVWGTTLPEEYRGFLLEVGGSGAGPDYGLFPLRLPDGEGTASGSGHLRRVFRPAAVMELLDAHEDAEPRRDAYADDEAYLRAFRAWDRRDDELRDELTDGALYISERGCAYYTLLAVTGPERGTVWDDVQAVGEGVLPVRRPGVERVTFAEWYLGWLAAAERQAWDEGAS, from the coding sequence ATGAGCGGAAGGGTGAGCGGAACATGGACGGGGGTGCGCGAGCGGGTGCTCGCGCTGCGGGCGGCGCCGGGGGCGTCGAAGGTCTTCGGGGCGTCGTGGGGGAAGTCCGGGCACGGCTTCGAACTGCGGCCGCCCCTCGCCGATGCCGATCTGCTGGCCGCCGAGCGGGTGTGGGGCACCACACTCCCCGAGGAGTACCGCGGCTTTCTGCTGGAGGTCGGCGGATCCGGGGCCGGGCCCGACTACGGGCTGTTTCCGTTGAGGTTGCCGGACGGGGAGGGGACCGCATCGGGGTCCGGTCATCTGCGGCGGGTCTTCCGGCCAGCCGCCGTGATGGAGCTCCTCGACGCCCACGAGGACGCCGAGCCGCGCCGGGACGCGTACGCCGACGACGAGGCGTATCTGCGGGCCTTCCGCGCCTGGGACCGGCGGGACGACGAACTCCGCGACGAACTCACCGACGGTGCCCTCTACATCAGTGAACGGGGCTGTGCGTACTACACCCTCCTCGCCGTGACCGGGCCCGAGCGCGGCACCGTCTGGGACGACGTCCAAGCCGTCGGTGAAGGGGTGCTCCCCGTGCGGCGGCCGGGCGTGGAACGGGTGACCTTCGCCGAGTGGTATCTCGGCTGGCTCGCGGCGGCCGAACGCCAGGCGTGGGACGAGGGAGCGAGCTGA